From one Ochrobactrum vermis genomic stretch:
- a CDS encoding FAD/NAD(P)-binding protein, with the protein MKSFIIIGAGASGIILAAQLLRRSPGSTVRIFERSGQIGAGIAYATENPSHLLNVRASNMSAFPDQPDHFLNWLQSGGVAARGHPWEPHSFAPRKLYRSYLENLVAPYLCEGDPRLMIEKIGIVDVALKDGRPTVVTETGEAFAADAVILATGNEAAIAKSGKHVTEYWSSNGYFDVPTDAPIAIFGTGLSMIDSVLSLLDNGHSAEINAISRRGLLPARHSPTQAYSIEADDLPVSLGLSQLMQRVRTMAIKAEKAGSGWRGVMDGLRPHTQHIWAGLPISQRRSFLRHLRPWWDVHRHRMAPAVADRIEAAVNSGQLKVSAGHLVSVRDEGEGMEIRYRPRRSEQVEKLHVATVIDCRGGNPRFSTTRNAALTGLLEHGLARPDALDLGFDVTRDLQVLNARGEPSGPFFAIGPVTKGAFWEVTAVPDIRVQAQRLSAILLDG; encoded by the coding sequence TTGAAGTCATTTATCATCATCGGCGCAGGCGCAAGTGGCATCATTCTGGCCGCACAGTTACTTCGCCGTTCGCCTGGTTCAACCGTGAGAATTTTCGAGCGCTCGGGCCAAATTGGGGCAGGGATTGCCTACGCGACGGAAAATCCGAGCCATCTTCTCAATGTCCGCGCCAGCAATATGAGTGCATTTCCCGATCAGCCGGATCACTTCCTGAACTGGTTGCAGTCGGGCGGCGTTGCCGCTCGTGGCCACCCGTGGGAGCCTCATAGTTTTGCACCGCGCAAATTATACCGCTCTTATCTGGAGAATCTGGTCGCACCTTACCTTTGCGAAGGTGACCCGCGTCTGATGATTGAGAAAATCGGCATCGTCGATGTAGCGCTGAAGGACGGCAGGCCGACCGTTGTCACCGAAACCGGAGAAGCCTTCGCTGCCGATGCAGTCATTCTTGCTACGGGTAACGAAGCTGCCATCGCAAAATCCGGCAAGCACGTTACGGAATACTGGTCGAGCAACGGCTATTTTGATGTGCCTACAGATGCTCCGATCGCGATATTCGGCACAGGCTTGTCGATGATCGATAGCGTATTGTCGCTGCTTGATAATGGCCACAGTGCTGAAATAAACGCGATTTCGCGGCGCGGACTTCTGCCCGCGCGTCATTCTCCGACACAAGCCTATTCGATAGAGGCAGACGATCTGCCCGTATCGCTGGGCCTGTCGCAGCTCATGCAGCGCGTGCGCACCATGGCGATTAAAGCGGAAAAAGCCGGGTCCGGCTGGCGCGGTGTGATGGATGGTCTGCGCCCGCATACGCAGCACATCTGGGCAGGATTGCCTATATCGCAGCGCCGCAGTTTCCTTCGCCACCTGCGTCCATGGTGGGATGTGCATCGGCACCGCATGGCACCCGCAGTTGCCGATCGCATTGAAGCTGCCGTGAACAGTGGGCAGCTTAAAGTTTCGGCAGGTCATCTGGTTTCGGTGCGCGATGAAGGCGAAGGGATGGAAATCCGCTATCGCCCGCGACGTAGCGAACAGGTCGAAAAATTGCATGTAGCAACCGTTATCGATTGTCGCGGCGGTAATCCTCGATTTTCGACGACCCGCAACGCCGCGTTGACCGGCCTTTTGGAGCATGGGCTGGCACGACCGGATGCACTGGATCTCGGTTTCGATGTCACGCGTGATCTGCAGGTTCTCAATGCGCGAGGAGAGCCTTCAGGCCCCTTTTTCGCCATTGGACCGGTTACGAAAGGCGCATTCTGGGAAGTTACTGCGGTGCCGGATATTCGCGTTCAAGCCCAACGACTGTCGGCAATTTTGCTCGACGGTTAG
- a CDS encoding nitroreductase family protein translates to MNNSLLNSIKKRRTQYALGKSLPLSNEDTAELIREAVKHTPSSFNSQSSRAVILFDAESDKLWNITKEALRQIVPADAFAQTEAKIDSFAAGAGTVLFFEDQNVVKGLQENFPLYADNFPIWSEQSGGMAQHSVWSALADAGIGASLQHYNPLIDQEVAKAWDIPSSWKLRAQMPFGSNEQPFAEKTFMNDNDRFKVFA, encoded by the coding sequence ATGAACAATTCCCTGCTGAATTCCATCAAGAAGCGCCGCACGCAGTATGCGCTGGGTAAGTCCCTTCCGCTTTCGAACGAAGACACCGCCGAGCTGATCCGTGAAGCGGTCAAGCATACGCCCTCTTCGTTCAACTCGCAGAGCTCTCGCGCTGTGATCCTGTTTGACGCCGAGAGCGACAAGCTGTGGAACATCACGAAGGAAGCGCTTCGCCAGATCGTCCCTGCCGACGCTTTTGCGCAGACGGAAGCCAAGATCGACAGCTTCGCCGCCGGTGCCGGTACAGTTCTGTTCTTTGAAGATCAGAACGTTGTTAAGGGTCTTCAGGAGAACTTTCCGCTTTACGCTGATAATTTCCCGATCTGGTCCGAACAGTCGGGTGGCATGGCGCAGCATTCGGTCTGGAGCGCGCTTGCCGATGCAGGCATCGGCGCCAGCCTTCAGCATTACAACCCGCTGATCGATCAGGAAGTCGCCAAGGCCTGGGATATTCCATCGTCCTGGAAACTTCGCGCACAAATGCCGTTCGGCTCGAACGAACAGCCTTTTGCTGAAAAAACTTTCATGAACGACAACGACCGCTTCAAAGTGTTCGCTTAA
- a CDS encoding ABC transporter substrate-binding protein, whose amino-acid sequence MTTKIPSLTQNISKAGHPTHGLGRKLLRASIPAALAFTLFLSASPKAVEAATPADTLVMAMSIDDVISLDPAEIFEITTSEVLTSTYERLITTDTKDPTKIIPQIAESWNFSDDGKSITFKIRKGLKFASGNPLTAQDAAYSLQRAIKLDMSPAFILGQFGLTRDNAEQNIVATDDETLVFTTGKAFAPSFVLNCLTSSVASIVDSKLVKEHEQKKEKTKDFPYETDFGYEWLKNNYAGSGPFALKQWRANEVLLLERNENYADAKPAMKRVIYRHVKEGVSQRLLLQAGDIDVARNLEPGDIEELGKDQKFHVINAPKGRVYYLVANQNVPELAKPEVRQALKYLIDYDTIESKLINGIGRTHQSFLPLGMFGAVDDKPFSYNVDKAKELLAKAGLKDGFKVTLDVRNNQPFVGIAENIQQTMGKAGIQVEILQGDGKLTTTKVRARKHQMALGIWGPDYWDPHTNAVTFTNNPNNGEDVSMRTNAWQAHWEIPELTAETMAAAEERDTAKREAMYHDLQKKFQETSPFAIIYQQIETAVTGSNVHDFNMVADANYVQTVTKD is encoded by the coding sequence ATGACGACTAAAATTCCGTCACTCACTCAAAATATCTCTAAGGCAGGCCACCCGACGCACGGTCTGGGAAGGAAGCTGTTGCGCGCATCCATTCCGGCCGCGCTGGCATTCACGCTCTTTCTGTCGGCATCACCCAAGGCTGTGGAAGCAGCCACTCCGGCCGATACGCTTGTCATGGCGATGAGCATTGACGACGTCATCTCTCTCGACCCGGCGGAAATCTTCGAGATCACGACGTCTGAGGTGCTGACCAGCACATATGAACGGCTCATCACCACGGATACCAAGGACCCAACCAAGATCATTCCGCAGATTGCCGAAAGCTGGAATTTTTCCGACGATGGGAAGTCGATCACATTCAAGATCCGCAAGGGGCTGAAATTCGCTTCCGGCAATCCACTGACCGCGCAGGACGCAGCCTATTCGTTGCAGCGCGCGATCAAGCTCGACATGAGCCCGGCATTCATTCTGGGCCAGTTCGGCCTCACCCGCGATAATGCCGAGCAGAACATTGTCGCGACCGACGATGAAACGCTTGTATTCACCACCGGAAAGGCGTTTGCGCCGAGCTTCGTCCTGAACTGCCTGACATCCAGCGTCGCGTCGATTGTCGACAGCAAGCTGGTTAAGGAGCATGAGCAGAAGAAGGAAAAGACCAAGGATTTTCCTTACGAAACCGATTTCGGCTACGAATGGCTGAAGAACAATTATGCCGGTTCCGGACCTTTCGCGCTTAAACAATGGCGGGCGAATGAAGTCCTGCTTCTGGAACGCAACGAAAATTATGCCGACGCAAAACCAGCTATGAAGCGTGTTATCTACCGCCACGTGAAGGAAGGCGTTTCGCAGCGCCTGCTTTTGCAGGCGGGCGATATCGACGTCGCACGCAATCTGGAACCCGGCGACATTGAAGAATTGGGCAAGGACCAGAAGTTCCACGTCATCAACGCACCGAAGGGGCGCGTCTATTATCTGGTCGCCAACCAGAACGTTCCTGAACTTGCAAAGCCCGAAGTCCGGCAGGCGCTCAAATATCTGATCGATTACGACACGATTGAATCGAAGCTGATCAACGGGATCGGTCGCACCCACCAGTCCTTCCTGCCGCTCGGCATGTTCGGCGCGGTCGATGACAAACCGTTCAGCTACAACGTCGACAAAGCCAAAGAACTGCTCGCAAAGGCTGGCCTCAAGGATGGCTTCAAGGTGACGCTCGACGTGCGCAACAACCAGCCATTTGTCGGTATCGCGGAAAACATCCAGCAAACCATGGGCAAGGCGGGCATTCAGGTCGAAATCCTGCAGGGCGATGGCAAACTGACGACCACCAAGGTTCGTGCACGCAAACACCAGATGGCGCTTGGCATCTGGGGGCCGGATTATTGGGATCCGCATACCAATGCCGTCACCTTTACCAATAATCCGAACAATGGCGAAGACGTCTCGATGCGCACCAATGCCTGGCAGGCGCATTGGGAAATTCCGGAACTGACAGCCGAAACGATGGCTGCTGCTGAAGAGCGCGACACCGCCAAACGCGAGGCGATGTATCACGATCTTCAAAAGAAGTTCCAGGAAACAAGCCCGTTTGCGATCATCTATCAGCAGATTGAAACGGCTGTGACAGGCTCGAATGTGCACGATTTCAACATGGTGGCCGATGCCAACTATGTTCAGACAGTCACGAAGGACTAG
- a CDS encoding proteasome-type protease, which translates to MTYCVGMKIDRGLVFMSDTRTNAGLDNISVFTKMRSWSEPGERVIVLLSAGNLATTQAVASLLEERMKAPADRHPSVFDAPSMFQIARLVGDTVKEVIQNSATGGQSADAFGASFILGGQIKGGQPRLFYIYPEGNFIESSVDTPFFQIGENKYGKPILVRAYQEQMSFEEAVKLLLVSFDSTLKANLSVGLPLDMQIYEADSFKTGARKRFEATDPYYQTVSESWSEALKSALEQLPPFSFDDGK; encoded by the coding sequence ATGACCTATTGCGTTGGAATGAAAATCGATCGTGGCCTTGTGTTCATGTCCGATACACGGACGAATGCCGGGCTCGACAATATTTCCGTCTTTACGAAGATGCGGAGCTGGTCTGAACCCGGTGAGCGCGTGATTGTTCTGCTTTCGGCTGGAAACCTCGCGACCACGCAAGCCGTCGCAAGCCTTCTGGAAGAACGCATGAAGGCTCCGGCAGACAGGCATCCGTCAGTTTTCGATGCGCCTTCGATGTTTCAGATTGCACGTCTCGTTGGCGATACCGTCAAGGAAGTGATCCAGAACTCCGCCACAGGCGGTCAGAGTGCCGATGCTTTCGGCGCTTCATTCATTCTCGGCGGACAGATCAAGGGCGGGCAGCCGCGCCTTTTCTATATCTATCCCGAGGGCAATTTCATCGAGAGTTCGGTTGATACGCCATTCTTCCAGATTGGTGAGAACAAATACGGCAAACCCATCCTTGTACGCGCCTATCAGGAGCAAATGAGTTTCGAGGAAGCGGTGAAGCTGCTGCTTGTCTCCTTCGACTCCACGCTGAAAGCCAATCTTTCGGTGGGATTGCCGCTCGATATGCAGATCTATGAAGCAGACAGCTTCAAAACGGGTGCCCGCAAACGGTTTGAGGCTACCGATCCTTATTATCAGACTGTATCGGAAAGCTGGTCTGAAGCACTGAAATCCGCGCTCGAGCAATTGCCGCCGTTCAGTTTCGACGACGGGAAGTAA
- a CDS encoding transglutaminase family protein: protein MLLNIRHVSHYRYEHPVPYAVQRLRLRPPTVPGQLVKHWELKIEGGEPEVSYVDGFGNKTDLVQHARNINEIIITASGSIDVEDRVGVLGPVYGYAPLWLFERETPLTTPGQRVRALAGDLPSGLERLALMHELMNAIHKAVAYMPGTTSVSTDAESALETGKGVCQDHTHIFLSTARLIGIPARYVSGYLMMEGVEEQTASHAWAEAHIDGLGWVGFDAANNVCPNDRYVRIATGLDYRDAAPISGVRLGGTMESLAVHINVGQ, encoded by the coding sequence TTGCTGCTCAACATCCGGCACGTTTCACATTATCGCTATGAGCATCCGGTTCCTTATGCCGTGCAAAGGTTGCGGCTGCGTCCGCCAACCGTGCCGGGTCAGCTTGTCAAACACTGGGAACTGAAGATCGAAGGTGGAGAGCCCGAGGTTTCCTATGTCGACGGCTTCGGTAACAAGACAGATCTGGTCCAACATGCCCGCAATATCAATGAAATCATCATAACAGCCAGTGGCAGCATCGATGTGGAAGACAGGGTTGGCGTATTGGGGCCTGTCTATGGTTATGCGCCGCTCTGGCTCTTCGAACGCGAAACGCCGCTGACCACTCCGGGTCAGCGCGTCAGGGCTCTGGCGGGTGATCTTCCGTCCGGACTGGAACGGCTTGCCCTGATGCACGAGCTGATGAACGCCATACACAAGGCCGTCGCCTATATGCCTGGAACAACGAGCGTTTCAACGGATGCCGAAAGTGCATTGGAAACCGGGAAAGGCGTTTGCCAGGATCACACGCATATTTTCCTTTCGACGGCCAGGCTCATCGGCATTCCGGCCCGTTACGTATCGGGATATCTGATGATGGAAGGCGTGGAAGAGCAGACCGCAAGTCACGCATGGGCTGAAGCTCATATTGACGGTCTGGGCTGGGTCGGTTTTGACGCCGCCAACAATGTTTGCCCGAACGACCGTTACGTGCGAATTGCAACCGGGCTCGATTATCGCGATGCTGCGCCGATTTCTGGCGTCCGTCTGGGTGGCACAATGGAAAGCCTTGCGGTTCACATCAATGTAGGGCAGTGA
- a CDS encoding alpha-E domain-containing protein, whose product MLLGRTANGLYWMFRYIERAENMARLVDAGLRMALTKTSDAPEEWSSVAVSAGASQGFSAKYDVYNAANVADFLLRDADNPSSVMTCFETARSNGRMVRTALTREAWESINEAWMALKKTLCKPLKESDLPQLLDQIKRETALIRGSFHGTMLRNEIFDFASLGTFIERADNTARILDVKYYVLLPAISYVGTTLDNYQWESILRSVSAHRSYRWVYDGDYRPAQVADYLILNGRMPRSLNYCYRSIAEHLDYLSKDYDHRAACHETADKIYASLQNQDISAIFDVGLHEFLTEFIDRNNRLGNEIAETYNFY is encoded by the coding sequence ATGCTTCTTGGCCGTACGGCAAACGGACTTTACTGGATGTTCCGCTATATTGAGCGCGCCGAAAACATGGCACGCCTCGTTGATGCGGGACTGCGCATGGCATTGACGAAAACATCTGACGCGCCGGAGGAGTGGTCTTCGGTCGCAGTTTCTGCAGGTGCAAGTCAGGGGTTCTCCGCAAAATACGATGTCTATAACGCCGCCAATGTCGCGGATTTCCTGCTGCGTGACGCGGATAACCCGTCAAGCGTGATGACATGTTTTGAAACCGCCCGATCCAATGGCCGTATGGTACGTACGGCGCTGACACGTGAAGCGTGGGAAAGCATCAATGAAGCATGGATGGCGCTAAAGAAAACGTTGTGCAAGCCGTTGAAAGAAAGCGACCTTCCACAGCTTCTCGATCAGATCAAGCGCGAGACCGCGCTCATTCGCGGCTCATTTCATGGCACTATGCTGCGCAATGAAATCTTCGATTTTGCAAGCCTCGGCACATTTATCGAACGCGCCGATAACACGGCTCGTATTCTCGATGTGAAATATTATGTCCTGCTGCCCGCGATATCCTATGTCGGAACGACACTGGACAATTATCAATGGGAATCGATCCTGCGCTCTGTATCCGCACACCGCTCCTATCGCTGGGTTTATGATGGTGATTACCGTCCGGCACAGGTTGCGGACTATCTGATCCTGAATGGCCGTATGCCGCGCTCACTCAATTACTGCTATCGCAGCATCGCCGAACATCTGGATTATCTGTCAAAAGATTACGACCATCGCGCCGCCTGCCACGAGACAGCGGACAAAATTTATGCAAGCCTGCAAAATCAGGACATATCCGCGATTTTCGACGTAGGCTTGCATGAATTCCTGACCGAATTCATCGACCGCAATAACCGGCTCGGCAACGAGATCGCTGAAACCTATAATTTCTATTGA
- a CDS encoding circularly permuted type 2 ATP-grasp protein encodes MKPFDEMLNHGGNVRQPYEFLKQWLDQQDPHKLLQKSDDAESVFRKTGITFAVYGDQEAGERLIPFDIIPRIISGQEWRRLSQGIEQRVMALNAFLDDIYHRQEIVRAGRIPKELIFRNEAFLPEMIGFRPPGNVYTHIIGVDIVRTAENQFYVLEDNARTPSGVSYMLENRETMMQLFPELFQNVKVRPVENYPQLLRQSLASVAPPGTQDVPTVAVLTPGIYNSAYFEHAFLADQMGVELVEGSDLRVVDGRVAMRTTQGYRAIDVLYRRVDDAFLDPLTFRPDSTLGVPGIMDVYRAGNITIANAPGTGIADDKAIYSYMPEIIEFYTGRKAILENVPTWRCSEPDSLAYVLDNLAELVVKEVHGSGGYGMLVGPASTKAECDAFAEKLKARPRNYIAQPTLALSTTPIFTESGLAPRHVDLRPFVLVSDRIRITPGGLTRVALKEGSLVVNSSQGGGTKDTWVLDD; translated from the coding sequence GTGAAGCCATTCGACGAGATGCTCAACCATGGCGGGAATGTCCGCCAGCCTTACGAATTTCTCAAGCAGTGGCTCGACCAGCAGGATCCGCACAAACTTCTACAGAAAAGCGATGACGCCGAAAGCGTGTTCCGCAAGACGGGCATAACCTTTGCCGTCTATGGCGATCAGGAAGCGGGCGAGCGCCTCATTCCCTTCGACATTATCCCGCGTATCATTTCAGGTCAGGAATGGCGGCGTCTGTCGCAGGGCATAGAACAGCGCGTCATGGCGCTCAATGCCTTTCTTGACGATATTTATCATCGTCAGGAAATCGTCCGGGCAGGGCGCATTCCGAAAGAGCTGATTTTCAGGAATGAAGCCTTCTTGCCGGAAATGATCGGTTTTCGTCCTCCGGGCAACGTCTACACCCATATTATCGGCGTCGATATCGTGCGAACCGCCGAAAACCAGTTCTATGTGCTGGAAGATAATGCGCGCACGCCATCCGGTGTTTCCTATATGCTGGAAAACCGCGAGACGATGATGCAGCTCTTTCCCGAGCTGTTTCAGAACGTCAAGGTCCGTCCGGTCGAGAATTACCCGCAGTTGCTGCGCCAGTCGCTGGCAAGCGTTGCGCCTCCGGGCACGCAGGATGTGCCAACCGTCGCGGTGCTGACGCCCGGCATCTATAATTCAGCCTATTTCGAACATGCATTCCTTGCCGACCAGATGGGTGTCGAACTGGTGGAGGGAAGCGACCTGCGCGTCGTCGATGGGCGTGTCGCAATGCGAACCACGCAAGGATACCGCGCCATCGACGTGCTTTATCGGCGTGTTGACGATGCGTTTCTTGACCCGCTAACTTTCAGACCGGATTCCACACTTGGTGTTCCCGGCATCATGGATGTCTATAGAGCCGGAAACATAACCATTGCCAATGCGCCCGGAACCGGCATCGCCGATGATAAGGCGATCTATTCCTACATGCCGGAAATCATAGAGTTTTACACGGGCCGCAAAGCCATTCTGGAAAATGTGCCGACATGGCGTTGTTCCGAGCCGGACAGCCTGGCTTATGTGCTCGACAATCTGGCCGAGCTTGTCGTCAAGGAAGTGCATGGTTCCGGTGGCTACGGAATGCTGGTCGGACCGGCTTCGACAAAGGCTGAATGTGATGCTTTTGCAGAAAAACTGAAGGCAAGGCCGCGCAATTATATCGCGCAGCCAACGCTTGCACTGTCAACGACACCCATCTTCACTGAAAGCGGGCTGGCACCGCGCCATGTCGATCTCCGCCCTTTCGTTCTGGTTTCCGACCGTATCCGCATAACGCCCGGCGGGCTCACGCGTGTGGCGTTGAAGGAGGGATCGCTTGTCGTGAACTCCAGCCAGGGCGGTGGAACCAAGGATACGTGGGTACTCGACGACTGA
- the mog gene encoding molybdopterin adenylyltransferase yields the protein MVKIGFVTVSDRASRGEYEDLSGPAMEAWLKTAVITPYETIRRVIPDGMESVRDTLIDLCDNEACDLILTTGGTGPSPRDETPEAMQAVLHKELPGFGELMRRVSLEQTPTAILSRQTAGSRGKSFILNLPGKPASIAMTLQAIFPAVPYCLDLIGAGRIDTDPAVVKAHRPG from the coding sequence ATGGTAAAGATCGGCTTCGTGACTGTTTCCGACCGTGCAAGTCGCGGCGAATACGAAGACCTGAGCGGTCCAGCCATGGAAGCATGGCTGAAAACTGCCGTCATCACACCTTATGAAACAATCCGGCGCGTCATTCCCGATGGTATGGAATCGGTACGCGATACGCTAATCGACCTTTGCGACAACGAGGCCTGCGATCTTATCCTGACGACGGGTGGCACAGGGCCGAGCCCGCGTGATGAAACACCGGAAGCCATGCAGGCCGTCCTGCACAAGGAGTTGCCCGGTTTCGGTGAGCTGATGCGTCGCGTCAGTCTTGAACAGACCCCAACCGCCATTCTGTCACGCCAGACGGCAGGCAGTCGCGGCAAGAGCTTCATTCTCAATCTTCCCGGCAAACCGGCTTCGATTGCCATGACCTTGCAGGCTATTTTTCCAGCAGTGCCTTATTGCCTCGACCTGATCGGAGCAGGACGCATCGATACCGACCCTGCGGTCGTGAAAGCCCATCGACCTGGCTGA
- a CDS encoding transporter substrate-binding domain-containing protein, whose product MRFIYALLLPAMIYFCALQEKSYALDSNQKGLTIATEGYLRPYNLTRPDGTLDGYEIELGKYLCQHMKVECTFVSQPFDGVIPGLTVGKFDAIMGALTATKAREKIIDFSISYSLTPQVFAALQGSKYNNLPHTGETLHLSQDPAITSKTVNDVGTAIEGATVGVVVGSIAQSLVNEYFGNKITTREYKFSDEADLDLRTGRIDMLVNSQAYVLTNKDMPGYENTVITGPFYKGGILGRGVAVGLRKDEPELRKRFNEAIRAAKADGTIKRLSEKWFGFDVTP is encoded by the coding sequence TTGAGATTTATTTATGCATTATTGTTGCCTGCAATGATCTATTTTTGCGCGCTTCAAGAAAAATCTTATGCCTTGGATAGCAATCAAAAAGGATTGACTATAGCAACTGAAGGGTATCTTCGTCCTTACAATTTAACGCGGCCCGATGGCACACTGGATGGCTATGAAATCGAGCTTGGAAAATACTTGTGCCAACATATGAAAGTTGAGTGCACATTTGTCTCTCAGCCATTCGACGGCGTAATTCCGGGTCTGACCGTAGGTAAATTCGACGCTATCATGGGAGCGCTGACTGCAACGAAGGCAAGAGAAAAGATTATAGATTTTTCCATTTCATATAGTCTTACGCCACAGGTTTTTGCTGCATTGCAGGGAAGTAAGTATAATAATCTTCCTCACACTGGCGAAACCCTCCATCTCTCGCAAGATCCAGCGATTACATCCAAAACAGTGAACGATGTTGGAACCGCAATCGAAGGTGCCACAGTAGGTGTCGTCGTCGGGTCAATCGCGCAATCACTTGTTAATGAGTATTTCGGTAACAAAATTACCACCCGTGAATATAAATTCAGTGATGAGGCTGATCTTGATTTAAGAACAGGACGCATCGATATGCTTGTTAATTCGCAAGCATACGTGCTTACGAATAAAGATATGCCTGGCTACGAGAATACAGTGATAACCGGGCCTTTTTATAAGGGTGGTATTCTTGGTCGCGGGGTTGCGGTAGGTTTGCGTAAAGATGAACCTGAACTGAGAAAGAGGTTCAATGAAGCCATCAGAGCGGCAAAAGCTGACGGCACGATCAAGCGTTTGTCGGAAAAGTGGTTCGGCTTCGACGTGACACCATAA
- a CDS encoding transporter substrate-binding domain-containing protein, translating to MKTIGLFKAVFISALALTSISAHAEEKKWTKITIATEGAFRPYNFTKPDGSLDGYEVDLYKDLCARMKVECTMVAQPFDSIIPALNAGKFDAIMAGLTATPKREETISFSISYGLTPQTFATLKDSPYAKLPHTGETLYLAKDEAAAQKAIDEVSAEIKGRTVGVQTASLGLTLLDKYFKDNIEIREYKTTEQHDLDLKAGRVDLIVASLAYLTDAAKKPGNEDIVMTGPFFKGGILGRGVAVGLRKDDTELKKMFDEAIEAAKADGTIKRLSEKWFGFDVTP from the coding sequence ATGAAGACTATCGGACTTTTCAAAGCCGTGTTCATTTCCGCTCTTGCTCTGACGAGCATCTCGGCCCATGCCGAGGAAAAGAAGTGGACGAAGATCACCATCGCCACGGAAGGTGCTTTCCGTCCTTACAACTTCACCAAGCCCGATGGCTCGCTGGATGGCTATGAAGTCGACCTCTACAAGGACCTTTGCGCTCGCATGAAGGTTGAGTGCACGATGGTCGCCCAGCCTTTCGACAGCATCATTCCGGCACTCAACGCCGGCAAGTTCGATGCGATCATGGCAGGCCTCACCGCAACGCCGAAGCGTGAAGAAACCATCAGCTTCTCGATTTCCTACGGCCTGACGCCGCAGACCTTCGCAACGCTGAAGGACAGCCCTTACGCCAAGCTGCCGCACACCGGCGAGACCCTCTATCTCGCCAAGGATGAAGCGGCCGCACAGAAGGCGATCGACGAAGTATCGGCTGAAATCAAGGGTCGTACCGTTGGCGTCCAGACCGCTTCGCTTGGCCTGACGCTCCTCGACAAATACTTCAAGGACAATATCGAAATCCGTGAATACAAGACCACGGAACAGCACGATCTGGACCTGAAGGCCGGACGCGTTGATCTGATCGTTGCTTCGCTCGCTTACCTCACGGACGCTGCCAAGAAGCCGGGCAATGAAGACATTGTCATGACCGGTCCGTTCTTCAAGGGCGGTATTCTGGGCCGTGGCGTTGCTGTCGGCCTGCGCAAGGACGATACCGAACTGAAGAAGATGTTCGATGAAGCCATCGAAGCTGCAAAGGCTGACGGCACGATCAAGCGCCTGTCGGAAAAGTGGTTCGGCTTCGACGTTACGCCGTAA
- a CDS encoding ABC transporter ATP-binding protein, whose product MSKIVSSNAPVALKVENLRKSFGANEVLKGISLEAREGEVISILGSSGSGKSTFLRCINLLETPTSGTVTVSGETIRMAKNSKGEAYPTDKKQVSRIRSELGMVFQSFNLWSHKTILENVIEAPIYVQGRPRAECIAEAEALLAKVGIADKRDFYPAHLSGGQQQRAAIARGLAMKPKVMLFDEPTSALDPELVGEVLRVMRGLAEEGRTMLVVTHEMGFARDVSNRVVFFHQGLVEEDGAPEDVFGNSKSERFRKFISHENAA is encoded by the coding sequence GTGAGCAAAATCGTTTCCTCCAATGCACCGGTGGCGCTGAAAGTCGAAAACCTGCGCAAGAGCTTCGGTGCGAATGAAGTGCTGAAGGGCATTTCGCTTGAGGCACGTGAGGGCGAGGTCATTTCGATCCTCGGTTCGTCCGGCTCAGGCAAGTCGACCTTCCTGCGCTGCATCAATCTTCTCGAAACTCCCACGTCGGGCACTGTGACGGTTTCTGGTGAAACCATCCGCATGGCGAAGAATTCGAAGGGTGAAGCCTACCCGACGGACAAGAAGCAGGTTTCGCGCATTCGTTCGGAACTGGGCATGGTGTTCCAGAGCTTTAATCTGTGGTCACACAAGACCATTCTGGAAAACGTCATCGAGGCACCGATCTATGTGCAGGGACGCCCGCGTGCAGAATGCATCGCCGAGGCAGAAGCCTTGCTGGCGAAGGTCGGTATTGCCGACAAGCGTGATTTCTATCCGGCCCACCTCTCGGGCGGACAGCAGCAGCGCGCTGCAATTGCCCGCGGGCTGGCAATGAAGCCGAAGGTCATGCTTTTCGACGAGCCGACCTCAGCGCTCGATCCGGAGCTGGTCGGTGAAGTGCTGCGCGTTATGCGCGGCCTGGCAGAGGAAGGCCGCACCATGCTGGTCGTGACCCATGAAATGGGCTTTGCGCGCGATGTCTCCAATCGTGTGGTGTTTTTCCATCAGGGACTGGTGGAAGAAGACGGTGCGCCGGAAGACGTGTTCGGCAATTCGAAGTCAGAACGTTTCCGCAAGTTCATCAGCCACGAGAACGCTGCCTAA